One stretch of Candidatus Poribacteria bacterium DNA includes these proteins:
- a CDS encoding BamA/TamA family outer membrane protein: MYPLKLKPMKKGNTGLTLNSKDGSKGKKFASVSKVAKCLRLLTTLPTLAHFINFGTLYAVCLILWFPCCFFLQSVGAQEKAMEERNGGRMGTQSSRLPSFQPNDSSQKPIAKIEYYIGTTPAEETSEYPSILRNQTVVSIGDTLSRQTIQQSIKALYATQQYSQIQVYSQDTSDGIVLTYQLTPFARIEQIVLSGIPENEIKTAIENEMRSRRGGKYVPTIVNTDIQRIKGVCEAYGYFDAKVTVSDTLTEAGTLTYQIAVGDASQIKILQIQDNVALSTNSLKAVCNFSRLLPIYNKTGVETDVASMVVLYRKNNYPTAEIVPNFNHETGVLLFQVNEGREVRFNFVMDVGELPLSLQETFREDIVSLINTASPSIWEHRIRSYFKAKGYHDTTIHEEIPDASRVRLTINPGVRYVVKDVTFSGNRAFSEAQLKREMTMKPIGGFLRNLQADLARVLFQHEQRPFFYEAELDTDIHRLNILYGKAGYPKAVITTTLDKQNPNDRSIGEVGIHVAITEEHKEMIHRCDISGNNALDTATLLARLARELPLPQPNASLARKAYGNAILKAYYERGYIDAVVSNSYILETSDPVFRVTGNFSEPLERGKLPQEIRSEFKRHDLTLTGVYIATYIGNRWSLQDIEGNPRYTLKQEATHLAVYEHGVLHLTVDTEGEQVVFGKFYFQGDTDVVKQHVLQREVGHLEGTLWTSKKLSSVLQNLYGLGLFRSVQYERFSQSTRSTGTPQSSKVTDPSDPRLRKINDVLITVEEQKPRTYSMSSGYSFAEGFRGTLGLTDSNFLFKRNIRGRTRARLGWRDELGYLFDATLTEPWLIGRTRGSLQILAKKLEVDDNVRALQGSFILSRDVSESHHLDLRYSYRDLTQPVPPVRGSPAGIGAHIEQNPFSTTVSSIRFSWTYDNRERYLNPTGGMLNDLTLEYAGGNFLRGETSFIKTTTDTRYYQELIGGLVVATAVRFGITTELRSNRRAELISFERFWAGGGTTVRGYAERSLGPKDSTGIHRGDVQFIFNTELRFPIYRIVRGALFFDAGNVWDALEDINTTQPLPSSVGAGLYLDLGALTAGIDYAVPLVSTPGALDPNRAVHLRVGSTF; this comes from the coding sequence ATGTATCCATTAAAATTGAAACCAATGAAAAAAGGGAACACGGGATTGACGTTGAATTCAAAGGACGGTTCTAAGGGAAAAAAGTTTGCGAGTGTATCTAAAGTTGCGAAGTGCCTAAGGTTATTGACAACTTTACCGACCTTAGCACACTTTATAAACTTTGGCACACTTTACGCAGTTTGTCTTATTCTCTGGTTTCCTTGCTGCTTTTTCCTCCAGTCTGTAGGCGCACAGGAAAAAGCGATGGAAGAGCGGAACGGTGGAAGGATGGGCACCCAATCTTCCAGACTTCCAAGCTTCCAACCCAACGATTCCTCTCAGAAACCGATTGCGAAGATAGAATACTACATTGGCACAACCCCTGCAGAAGAAACCTCAGAATACCCGAGTATACTTAGAAACCAGACAGTCGTATCAATTGGCGACACACTTTCTCGTCAGACGATTCAACAGAGCATTAAAGCACTCTATGCAACACAGCAGTATTCCCAAATTCAGGTATACTCGCAGGACACTTCCGATGGTATTGTTTTAACCTACCAGCTGACACCTTTCGCGCGTATTGAACAAATTGTGCTCTCCGGCATCCCTGAAAACGAGATCAAAACCGCTATTGAGAATGAGATGCGATCAAGACGGGGAGGAAAGTATGTGCCCACAATTGTCAACACCGACATCCAGCGGATCAAAGGCGTATGTGAAGCGTATGGCTATTTTGACGCAAAGGTCACAGTCTCCGATACGCTCACCGAAGCGGGGACGTTAACCTACCAGATAGCCGTGGGAGATGCCTCACAGATCAAAATATTGCAAATTCAAGACAATGTTGCTCTCTCAACGAACAGCCTTAAAGCCGTGTGTAACTTTAGTCGACTCCTCCCGATTTACAACAAAACCGGTGTGGAGACGGATGTGGCATCTATGGTGGTACTTTACCGTAAAAACAACTATCCTACCGCTGAGATCGTCCCAAACTTTAATCATGAGACGGGTGTGCTCCTATTTCAGGTCAATGAAGGGAGAGAGGTTCGGTTTAACTTCGTTATGGATGTTGGGGAGCTCCCTTTATCACTCCAGGAGACGTTCAGAGAAGATATAGTTTCTTTAATAAACACAGCCTCTCCTTCTATATGGGAGCACCGGATAAGATCCTATTTCAAAGCCAAAGGCTACCACGACACCACCATTCATGAGGAAATACCGGATGCATCCAGGGTTCGACTTACGATTAATCCCGGGGTGCGTTATGTCGTTAAGGATGTCACTTTCTCTGGGAATAGGGCATTTTCGGAGGCGCAACTGAAGCGAGAGATGACGATGAAACCGATAGGCGGATTTCTACGAAACTTGCAAGCAGACCTCGCAAGAGTGTTATTTCAGCACGAACAGAGACCCTTTTTTTATGAAGCAGAACTCGATACAGATATACATCGGCTCAACATTTTATATGGAAAAGCGGGGTATCCGAAGGCGGTTATCACGACAACGCTCGATAAACAAAATCCAAACGACCGGAGTATTGGCGAAGTGGGGATACATGTCGCAATCACTGAAGAACACAAAGAGATGATTCACCGATGCGACATTAGCGGGAACAACGCGTTAGATACGGCTACGCTCCTGGCACGTTTGGCGCGTGAACTCCCGCTTCCGCAGCCAAATGCCTCACTTGCGCGGAAAGCCTACGGCAACGCAATCTTGAAAGCCTATTATGAACGCGGATACATTGATGCAGTGGTAAGTAACTCGTATATATTAGAAACAAGTGATCCAGTTTTTCGAGTAACGGGCAATTTCTCGGAACCCCTTGAGAGAGGTAAACTTCCACAGGAAATCCGATCGGAATTCAAGAGACATGACCTTACACTTACAGGCGTTTACATAGCCACCTACATCGGCAACCGTTGGAGCCTCCAAGACATTGAGGGGAATCCACGGTATACGCTTAAACAGGAAGCGACACATCTTGCGGTATATGAACACGGGGTGCTACATCTCACCGTAGATACAGAAGGTGAGCAGGTCGTGTTTGGTAAATTCTATTTTCAAGGGGACACGGATGTTGTGAAACAACATGTGCTTCAACGAGAAGTCGGCCACCTTGAGGGAACGCTTTGGACATCAAAAAAGTTAAGCAGTGTCTTGCAAAATCTATATGGCTTAGGACTTTTTCGCAGCGTCCAGTATGAACGCTTCTCACAGTCTACCCGTAGCACAGGGACACCGCAATCCTCGAAGGTTACGGATCCCTCTGACCCGCGTCTCCGGAAGATCAATGATGTTTTAATAACCGTCGAAGAACAGAAGCCACGGACCTACAGTATGAGCAGCGGTTACAGTTTCGCAGAGGGGTTTCGCGGAACGTTGGGGTTAACGGATAGCAACTTTCTCTTTAAGCGGAACATTCGCGGACGGACACGCGCCAGACTGGGATGGCGAGACGAGTTGGGTTATCTTTTTGATGCGACGTTGACTGAACCGTGGTTGATTGGACGGACGCGGGGGAGTCTACAGATATTAGCCAAGAAGTTAGAAGTAGACGATAACGTCCGCGCCCTTCAGGGGAGTTTTATCCTCAGCAGAGACGTGTCCGAGTCGCACCACCTGGATCTAAGATATAGTTACCGGGACTTGACCCAACCCGTTCCACCGGTGCGGGGCTCTCCAGCAGGTATCGGTGCCCATATAGAGCAGAATCCTTTCAGCACAACCGTGAGCAGTATTCGATTCTCTTGGACCTACGACAACCGAGAGCGTTATTTGAATCCTACCGGTGGCATGTTGAACGATCTCACGCTTGAATACGCGGGCGGCAACTTCTTGCGGGGTGAAACCAGTTTTATTAAGACAACAACGGATACCCGATATTACCAAGAACTCATCGGCGGACTTGTCGTAGCCACCGCCGTCCGATTCGGTATTACGACCGAATTGCGATCAAACCGGCGTGCGGAACTGATCTCTTTTGAGCGGTTTTGGGCAGGTGGCGGGACAACGGTTCGCGGTTATGCTGAGCGTTCTCTCGGTCCCAAAGATAGCACGGGCATCCATCGCGGCGATGTGCAATTCATCTTTAACACGGAACTCCGCTTCCCAATCTATCGGATCGTTCGCGGTGCCCTCTTTTTTGATGCTGGTAATGTTTGGGATGCCTTAGAGGATATCAATACGACGCAACCGCTCCCCTCCTCTGTCGGTGCTGGACTTTACTTGGATCTTGGTGCCCTCACAGCTGGTATCGATTACGCTGTCCCACTCGTGTCCACGCCGGGTGCTTTAGATCCAAACAGAGCCGTTCACCTTCGTGTGGGGAGTACGTTTTAA
- a CDS encoding ABC transporter permease, with the protein MFEEILSATIRGATPLLFAALGEVISQRAGVLNIGIEGMMLIGAFFGMVGSFYTAEFAVIAPWFGLLMAGLSGLIAAALFALCAIRLRGDQVIIGTAMTLLALGLTEVVYQRLFGVTGIAQGVPAFQQIDIPLLSEIPFLGRALFSHNILVFITFLLVPCVYFFLYHTQQGLRVRACGEHPRAIAAAGANVLRLRTICLLFAGAMAGMAGGYLSLADVPYFTPGMTVGRGFIALAIVIFGKWHPVKACGAALLFGLGSALDARFQALGWEVPYQVFLMLPYVLCLAVLAGFVGRAEAPLALGKPYAE; encoded by the coding sequence ATGTTTGAAGAGATTCTTTCAGCGACGATACGCGGGGCAACCCCGCTCCTATTTGCCGCATTAGGCGAGGTCATCTCTCAGCGTGCGGGTGTGCTTAACATTGGTATCGAGGGTATGATGCTCATCGGTGCGTTTTTCGGGATGGTCGGCTCCTTCTATACCGCGGAATTCGCGGTGATCGCGCCGTGGTTCGGACTGTTAATGGCGGGTCTCAGTGGCCTGATCGCCGCCGCGCTGTTCGCGCTCTGTGCGATAAGACTCCGGGGTGACCAAGTTATCATCGGCACGGCGATGACCCTCTTGGCGTTAGGTTTGACAGAAGTCGTCTATCAACGGCTTTTCGGCGTAACGGGAATCGCCCAGGGAGTGCCAGCGTTTCAGCAGATTGACATTCCACTGCTCTCCGAAATCCCTTTCTTGGGACGCGCCCTGTTTTCGCACAACATCCTCGTCTTCATCACGTTTCTGCTGGTGCCGTGCGTCTATTTTTTCCTCTATCATACACAACAGGGACTGAGGGTCCGTGCGTGTGGCGAGCATCCGAGAGCGATTGCTGCTGCCGGCGCGAACGTTCTCCGTTTGCGAACGATCTGTCTACTCTTCGCTGGCGCGATGGCAGGAATGGCGGGCGGTTATCTCTCCCTCGCTGACGTGCCCTATTTTACACCCGGTATGACGGTCGGACGCGGGTTCATTGCTTTAGCAATCGTTATCTTCGGGAAATGGCATCCTGTGAAGGCGTGTGGGGCTGCCTTGCTTTTTGGACTCGGTTCAGCACTCGATGCGCGATTCCAAGCGTTGGGGTGGGAAGTGCCGTATCAGGTATTTTTAATGTTGCCCTATGTGCTCTGTTTGGCAGTCTTAGCAGGCTTTGTCGGGCGCGCCGAAGCCCCTCTTGCCTTAGGAAAACCCTACGCGGAATAG
- a CDS encoding ABC transporter permease translates to MSRFNTLKIQWIATPVLILVSAFVVNAIIMVLCHYNPLEAYQAAVSGAFGTGRKFGETLVKSTPFLMAGLSVAMAFRCGIWNIGAEGQFLIGALTATWFGTKLAPIFPQTPWIAVPLCLGLATAAGGVWGLIPAILKVARGVNEVISTIMLNYVALHLVSMMIDGGPLQEAAQRGPQSDRIVQWVFLPRLFPPHRVHLGIVIAVVLAIVLTFVLFRTAFGFQLRAVGEGAAAAEAAGISIVQNTLRVFFISGALAGLGGALELTALTRRLFLNFSPGYGYTAIAVALLAKLNPLVTVAAALLFGALTTGSYSMQREVGISDKVTLVMQATILLFVIGYSSVQLFRRRVSSQE, encoded by the coding sequence ATGTCCAGATTTAATACCTTAAAAATTCAATGGATCGCAACGCCCGTTTTGATTCTCGTAAGCGCGTTTGTCGTAAACGCCATCATCATGGTGCTCTGTCACTATAACCCATTAGAGGCTTACCAAGCCGCGGTGAGTGGCGCGTTCGGGACAGGGAGGAAGTTCGGAGAGACGCTCGTGAAAAGCACGCCGTTTCTGATGGCAGGGCTTTCCGTTGCTATGGCGTTTCGGTGCGGGATTTGGAACATCGGTGCTGAAGGGCAATTTCTAATAGGCGCGCTAACGGCGACATGGTTTGGTACGAAACTCGCTCCAATTTTTCCGCAAACCCCGTGGATTGCAGTGCCGTTGTGCCTCGGACTCGCCACAGCCGCGGGTGGCGTCTGGGGACTCATCCCTGCGATCCTCAAAGTGGCGCGCGGGGTCAACGAAGTTATCAGCACGATTATGTTGAACTACGTCGCGCTCCATCTGGTGAGTATGATGATAGATGGGGGACCACTGCAGGAGGCAGCGCAACGCGGTCCGCAGAGCGATCGGATCGTCCAATGGGTATTTCTGCCTCGACTTTTCCCACCGCATCGGGTCCACCTCGGCATTGTTATCGCCGTTGTATTAGCGATTGTTCTTACATTTGTTCTCTTCCGAACGGCGTTCGGGTTTCAACTCCGCGCCGTGGGAGAAGGGGCGGCTGCTGCAGAAGCCGCGGGGATCTCGATTGTGCAGAATACGCTCCGCGTCTTTTTCATCAGTGGGGCCCTCGCGGGACTCGGCGGGGCACTCGAACTCACAGCACTGACGCGTCGACTGTTCCTCAACTTCTCGCCGGGATACGGCTATACTGCGATTGCTGTCGCTTTATTAGCAAAATTGAATCCATTGGTGACGGTTGCTGCTGCATTGTTGTTTGGCGCGCTGACGACGGGTTCGTATAGCATGCAGCGAGAGGTCGGTATCTCCGATAAGGTGACGCTGGTCATGCAAGCGACGATCCTATTGTTCGTCATCGGCTATAGTTCTGTTCAACTTTTCCGTAGACGCGTATCCTCACAGGAATAG
- a CDS encoding ABC transporter ATP-binding protein, which translates to MTRLNNLKSILELRNVTKTFGDLVAVDTVDFELQAGEIHAILGENGAGKSTLMNLIYGLYQPSSGRIYVTDRENWRHRFRAKSPRDAIANGIGMVHQHFMLIENLTVAENIALALGQLRSNRAGGASVDNNYKEWFRKFRFKKEDAIRITEELSERFGLTVDPTALVGTLSVGLKQRVEILKALAVDARILILDEPTAVLSPQEVEGFFTILRKLQADSRAIIFISHKMKEVLSISDRITVLRRGKKVYLGPTGELTARELAREMIGEDLTDVERSVSSPHLESDSPERVLQLSNLTVLGNRDEVAVSDVSMTTHRGEIVGIAGVDGNGQRELAEAIMGLRPSTAGTIGILGATPKGIKAVRQRGVGYIPEDRQTTGVIAAFSVTENLLLNVTHLQNIAQWNILNQKRKQETADQLIADYDIRPPIADTPASSLSGGNQQKLVLAREISLHPDLLIAVNPTRGLDVNAARYVHENLLAQRDAKKSILLISTELDEVLLLSDRLYVMSRGKLIEATAQRNDIEALGLLMTGETHTEK; encoded by the coding sequence ATGACCAGATTAAATAATTTAAAAAGCATACTTGAACTTCGGAACGTTACGAAAACCTTCGGCGATCTCGTCGCGGTTGACACTGTAGATTTTGAACTCCAAGCCGGTGAAATCCACGCGATTCTGGGAGAGAATGGCGCAGGGAAGTCCACACTGATGAATCTCATTTATGGGCTTTACCAACCGTCTTCGGGACGCATCTACGTTACCGATCGCGAAAACTGGAGGCACCGGTTTCGGGCAAAGTCTCCACGGGATGCGATTGCGAACGGTATCGGCATGGTGCATCAGCACTTTATGCTGATTGAGAACCTGACGGTCGCTGAGAATATCGCTTTGGCTCTTGGACAATTACGTTCCAATCGTGCAGGAGGCGCGTCAGTAGACAACAATTACAAGGAATGGTTTCGGAAATTTCGCTTTAAGAAAGAGGACGCTATTCGTATTACTGAAGAACTCTCGGAGCGGTTCGGTCTCACCGTGGATCCAACCGCACTGGTCGGGACACTCTCAGTCGGCTTAAAACAGCGAGTTGAAATCCTCAAGGCACTCGCCGTTGATGCCCGGATCCTGATACTCGATGAACCCACCGCGGTTCTGAGCCCACAGGAGGTAGAAGGTTTCTTCACAATTCTGCGCAAACTCCAAGCCGATAGTCGCGCGATTATCTTCATCAGCCACAAAATGAAAGAGGTCTTGAGCATCAGCGATCGAATTACCGTCTTAAGACGTGGCAAGAAAGTTTACCTCGGTCCAACGGGAGAACTGACGGCTCGTGAGTTGGCGCGGGAGATGATCGGAGAAGACCTCACTGACGTTGAACGCTCGGTTTCCAGTCCGCATCTCGAAAGCGATTCCCCAGAGCGTGTGCTGCAGCTTTCAAACTTGACGGTGCTCGGCAATCGTGATGAGGTTGCGGTATCGGATGTCTCAATGACGACACATCGCGGTGAAATTGTGGGTATCGCAGGCGTAGATGGCAATGGGCAGCGTGAACTCGCCGAGGCGATCATGGGCTTACGCCCCAGTACCGCTGGGACAATAGGTATTTTGGGTGCCACTCCGAAAGGGATCAAGGCAGTGCGACAGCGCGGGGTCGGCTATATCCCTGAAGATAGACAGACAACAGGTGTTATTGCCGCGTTTTCAGTTACGGAAAACCTCTTATTGAACGTGACCCACCTGCAAAACATAGCGCAGTGGAATATCCTCAACCAGAAGCGGAAGCAGGAGACAGCAGACCAACTCATCGCGGATTACGACATCCGTCCACCCATTGCCGATACACCCGCTTCTTCACTCTCCGGCGGCAATCAACAGAAGCTCGTCCTCGCCCGAGAAATCTCGCTGCACCCCGATCTCCTTATTGCTGTGAATCCGACACGCGGTTTAGATGTCAACGCCGCTCGCTATGTCCATGAGAATTTGTTGGCACAACGCGACGCAAAAAAATCTATCCTGTTAATTTCAACAGAGTTAGATGAGGTTTTATTGTTGAGTGATCGACTCTATGTCATGTCGAGAGGCAAACTGATCGAAGCAACAGCGCAACGCAACGACATCGAGGCACTCGGATTGTTAATGACTGGAGAAACCCACACGGAGAAATAA
- a CDS encoding BMP family ABC transporter substrate-binding protein, producing the protein MLYFMKHFCEVRRNFDVIKISYKLRNNITIQALYLCLCISGLMLIGNPNLAAKGHEKFKVAMLLPGSISDAGWNALAYEGLKAIEEQLGAEISHAETRTPTDQEEQFRAYALDGYNIVFGHGYEFQDPAKAVAPDFPETIFITSSGGTITDNISPANFRVEQAAYLLGVIAGMMTNTNKLGVMGGQNIPSVNSTFMAFEGGAKSVNPKAEVSRVYVGNWEDIGKGKELSLAQINEGVDFLFPNADAAGLGAYEAAEAAQKQGKTVYAFGANRDKSDISPEVVIANAVITPNAFVQIAKIIKEGEFKPQIYTFNMLTDEAITLTYNPVLKDKVPEDVQKAVEAAKAKILAGELKVPQIDFSEEE; encoded by the coding sequence ATGCTATACTTTATGAAACATTTCTGTGAAGTAAGGAGAAATTTTGACGTGATAAAAATATCCTATAAGTTACGAAATAACATTACAATCCAGGCATTATACCTATGCCTTTGCATCAGTGGACTCATGCTGATCGGGAACCCGAACCTTGCGGCAAAAGGACATGAAAAATTTAAAGTCGCTATGCTACTTCCGGGTTCAATCAGCGATGCGGGGTGGAACGCTTTAGCGTATGAAGGCCTCAAAGCGATTGAAGAACAGCTCGGTGCGGAAATCAGCCACGCCGAGACCCGAACCCCAACAGACCAAGAAGAACAATTCCGCGCGTATGCACTCGACGGTTACAACATCGTGTTCGGACACGGATACGAGTTCCAAGATCCCGCAAAAGCGGTTGCCCCTGATTTTCCTGAGACGATTTTCATTACCTCGTCGGGTGGCACAATCACCGATAACATCTCACCTGCCAATTTCCGTGTTGAACAGGCAGCTTATCTATTAGGGGTGATCGCAGGTATGATGACCAATACAAACAAACTCGGTGTCATGGGCGGACAGAACATCCCATCTGTCAATAGCACGTTTATGGCGTTTGAAGGTGGTGCGAAAAGTGTGAATCCCAAGGCAGAGGTATCTCGGGTATATGTTGGGAACTGGGAGGACATCGGCAAAGGGAAGGAACTCTCACTTGCCCAAATTAATGAAGGCGTTGACTTCCTTTTTCCGAATGCAGATGCAGCAGGACTCGGTGCTTATGAAGCCGCTGAAGCTGCCCAAAAACAGGGAAAAACTGTTTACGCCTTCGGCGCGAACCGAGACAAAAGCGATATTTCCCCAGAAGTCGTCATTGCAAATGCTGTGATTACGCCCAATGCGTTTGTGCAGATTGCCAAGATCATTAAGGAAGGCGAGTTTAAGCCCCAGATCTATACGTTCAACATGCTCACGGACGAGGCGATCACGCTCACCTATAACCCCGTCTTGAAGGATAAGGTGCCGGAAGACGTGCAAAAAGCGGTTGAAGCAGCGAAAGCCAAAATCCTCGCTGGCGAGTTGAAGGTGCCGCAAATTGATTTCAGTGAAGAGGAGTAA
- a CDS encoding molybdopterin-dependent oxidoreductase yields the protein MTHTMEIDGVEVAFSEGETILEIAQRYQTEIPTLCYDPRLEPFGGCRLCIVELEGARNPVASCTTEATPGMVVRTATDTIEAYRKTLLEMVISENREVDVSPLRGYASGELTDLRDRYGLNDTRITGATSGTSKTDENPFILRDYELCISCYRCVRVCAEQEGDHAINVMNRGFHTQITTEFDGALKDSACTFCGQCIQTCPTGALGDKKALRHAESELQIPSTEPDIEKTRTICPYCGVGCSVDILTKNEKIVGIHPAMDGPANQGALCVKGQFAYDFVQHSDRLKAPLIRGDDGELHEATWEEALDRAAEGYRKVHAEHGRYSIYGIASGRAPSEAAYLMQKFIRAGFGTNYIDNCSRA from the coding sequence ATGACGCACACAATGGAAATTGACGGTGTTGAAGTTGCTTTTTCCGAGGGTGAAACCATCCTTGAAATAGCGCAACGCTATCAGACAGAGATTCCAACGCTCTGCTATGACCCAAGGCTTGAGCCTTTCGGTGGGTGTCGCCTGTGTATCGTCGAATTAGAAGGTGCGCGAAATCCGGTGGCATCTTGCACGACGGAAGCGACACCGGGGATGGTCGTCCGAACAGCAACGGATACAATAGAGGCGTATCGGAAGACGCTGCTTGAAATGGTGATTAGCGAGAATCGCGAAGTCGATGTGTCTCCACTGCGCGGTTATGCGTCTGGCGAACTCACAGACCTTCGGGATAGATATGGACTTAACGACACCCGTATAACAGGAGCGACATCTGGCACGAGCAAAACCGATGAAAACCCTTTCATTCTCAGGGATTACGAACTCTGCATTTCCTGCTATCGGTGCGTCCGCGTTTGTGCTGAACAGGAAGGCGATCACGCGATCAACGTTATGAATCGCGGTTTCCATACGCAGATTACGACTGAATTTGATGGAGCTCTCAAGGATTCTGCTTGCACTTTCTGTGGACAGTGTATTCAGACCTGTCCGACTGGAGCACTCGGCGACAAGAAGGCGCTACGGCATGCGGAGTCGGAATTACAAATCCCGTCTACTGAACCCGATATTGAGAAAACACGCACAATCTGCCCCTACTGTGGGGTCGGCTGTTCTGTCGATATACTGACGAAAAACGAAAAAATCGTCGGTATCCATCCGGCAATGGACGGACCCGCCAATCAAGGTGCGCTCTGTGTTAAAGGGCAGTTCGCTTACGACTTTGTGCAGCATTCCGATCGACTGAAAGCCCCACTCATCCGCGGTGACGATGGAGAACTCCACGAAGCCACATGGGAAGAGGCACTTGACAGAGCAGCTGAGGGGTACCGGAAAGTCCACGCTGAACACGGTAGGTATAGCATTTACGGGATTGCCTCTGGACGCGCACCGAGTGAAGCTGCGTATCTCATGCAGAAGTTTATCCGTGCTGGGTTCGGGACGAATTACATCGACAACTGTAGCCGTGCCTGA
- a CDS encoding molybdopterin-dependent oxidoreductase, which produces MSNPLVDMQKPDVIFCIGTNMTECHPVAATGLKKAVARGAKLIVADPRRIGLAEMSDLYLPLRVGSDTALLLGMAHVIAREGLIDETFVKNRTTGFDDFFEHISQWTPEWAEAITEVPAKDIETAALWYGTANRGAIYYTLGITEHICGVENVQSLCNLALMTGNIGREGTGINPMRGQNNIQGAGDSGALPNNYPGFQAVTDPEYQAKFKSAYGREVDLEKGITKVTALELCGDSIHAMLIDGENTLLSDPDREHCEHALRSLEHLVVIDIFLTETAELADVVLPATAWGETDGICTNTERRVQRLRAAVPAPGDAKPDWWIISQIAQRLGFKGFDYNTPEPIFNELCELSPIYAGLDWERIDKGATDTFNNQWPVPHKAHPGTPRLHEETFVNGRGIFSNVHYRDPAETISDDFPVWLTTGRRLQSYHTRTQTGRSEGIDYLLPEESLEVNPTDIEEWNLTDGEWCKMSSARGSITIKVKSTNRSPRGTVFASFSFADVPVNLLTGSGYDPITHTAELKVCPVRLEPL; this is translated from the coding sequence ATGTCGAACCCGCTCGTTGATATGCAAAAGCCGGATGTAATTTTCTGCATCGGTACGAATATGACGGAGTGTCATCCCGTCGCGGCAACGGGGTTGAAAAAGGCTGTCGCCCGCGGTGCGAAACTCATCGTCGCGGATCCGAGACGTATCGGGTTAGCGGAGATGTCGGATCTCTATCTGCCGCTCCGTGTCGGTTCGGACACCGCACTACTTCTCGGAATGGCGCACGTGATTGCCCGTGAAGGCTTAATTGACGAAACGTTCGTCAAAAACCGAACCACAGGGTTTGATGACTTCTTTGAGCATATCAGCCAGTGGACACCGGAATGGGCGGAAGCGATCACAGAGGTGCCAGCGAAGGATATTGAGACCGCAGCGCTGTGGTATGGCACAGCGAACAGGGGTGCCATCTACTATACGTTAGGGATTACGGAGCATATCTGTGGTGTTGAGAACGTGCAAAGTCTCTGTAATCTCGCTCTGATGACGGGCAATATCGGGCGTGAAGGAACGGGTATCAACCCGATGCGGGGTCAAAATAACATTCAAGGCGCGGGAGACAGCGGTGCGTTGCCAAACAACTACCCCGGTTTCCAAGCCGTCACCGACCCAGAATATCAGGCGAAATTCAAATCGGCATACGGCAGAGAGGTTGACTTGGAGAAAGGTATCACCAAAGTCACCGCCTTAGAACTCTGTGGCGATAGCATCCACGCGATGCTGATTGATGGCGAGAATACGTTGCTATCCGATCCCGATCGGGAACACTGTGAACACGCGCTCCGCTCATTGGAGCATCTCGTTGTCATTGACATCTTCCTCACTGAAACGGCGGAACTCGCCGATGTCGTGCTGCCAGCAACGGCATGGGGGGAAACGGACGGAATCTGCACAAATACGGAACGTCGCGTCCAACGCCTCCGCGCTGCAGTCCCGGCGCCCGGCGACGCGAAACCCGATTGGTGGATTATATCTCAAATTGCGCAACGTCTCGGCTTTAAGGGCTTCGATTATAACACGCCAGAACCGATTTTCAATGAACTCTGCGAACTTTCACCGATTTATGCGGGATTGGATTGGGAACGTATCGACAAAGGTGCCACGGACACCTTCAACAACCAGTGGCCCGTGCCGCACAAAGCGCATCCCGGCACACCGAGATTACACGAAGAAACGTTCGTGAACGGACGCGGTATCTTTTCCAATGTGCACTACCGAGATCCCGCGGAGACGATTAGCGATGATTTCCCGGTATGGCTCACAACAGGGAGACGCTTGCAATCCTATCACACGCGCACGCAGACCGGCAGATCCGAGGGAATTGACTACCTATTGCCAGAGGAATCCTTGGAGGTGAACCCGACTGACATCGAGGAATGGAACCTCACAGACGGGGAATGGTGTAAAATGAGCAGTGCCCGTGGAAGTATCACTATCAAAGTGAAATCGACAAACCGTTCTCCGCGCGGCACAGTTTTTGCGAGTTTCAGCTTCGCGGATGTCCCCGTCAACCTATTGACGGGTTCTGGTTACGACCCAATTACGCACACCGCTGAATTGAAGGTGTGCCCTGTCCGGTTGGAGCCTCTTTAG